In Anopheles bellator chromosome 2, idAnoBellAS_SP24_06.2, whole genome shotgun sequence, the genomic stretch ATGAGTACGTACTCAGTGACTTTTTGAGCTACGAGGAGCTAAACACGTGGTTACGAAAGCTGGCCTTCCAGAACCCGCAGACCGTGCAGGTTGAAACGATCGGCCACTCGGTGGAGGGTTACGAGATAAAcgcgatcatcatcaactACAACCAACCGTACACGGTGATCGTAACGGCAAACATTCACGCCCGCGAATGGGCATCGATGACCGCCGCCATCTATCTGATCCGTGAGCTGATCCGTatcggccaccagcaacaggaTTTGGCCAGCATCCGGTGGGTTATTGTACCGCTCGCTAACCCGGTCGGTTATGCGTACACAAAGTACACCTGGAAAAATCGGCTCTGGCGTAAAAACCGAAAGCCACTCGGGAACGACGAGTTTGGCGTCGATCTGAACCGCAACTTTCCGTACATGTGGAACCTGCGGATCGAACCGAAAGGCGATGATCCTTCGGGCGAGTCGTACCGTGGGCCCTGGGCACAATCGGAACCGGAGACGATGGCGATCGCACAGCTAATCGCCCGGTATGCCTCCAGTACGTTCTTCTACGTTGATCTGCACACCTTCGGACAGCTGATCCTGCATCCGTGGGCCTACACGCACGATGTGCCCAGCAATGTGGCCAATTTGAAAGCCGCGGCTCAAGCGGGGGTCGAAGCTATCCGCCGGCAGTCGGGTGCAATCTATGCGATCGGCACACCGGCCGAGTTACTGTATCCGGTGTCGGGATCGACCATCGATTACTGTCAATCGCTGAACATCCCGTTTTGCTTTGCCATGGAGCTGACCAACGAGTGGTTCGAGATAGAGCCCAGCAAAATCGTTCCGTACGGGGTCGAAGCCTTCGCCGGCATCGTGGCGATGGTGAGAAAGGCCATCGAGTTACATTGGTACGCTGTACCGCAGGGTGTTTGAAGGGGGTCCTTCGCAAAATATGCTaagttttgatgaaaagtaaaatacaatgaatgaatgaatttaacgatttattttattttttaagcaTCCAACTCTCAGGGCGAAAAAATGAACCACTAaaacgcctcgtccacagtatcagttttctctacaggttttttgatatgctagcgtccacactagcagcttttgggctAAAAactccgtgagctccagtcagtgaaatgacagttcgtttgtttttgctttgatttttcagtttcctttccttctccttctattgccatcgTTGTCgaaatctgatccgctgtcgaaaaattAGCCGCAAAAActttggaaggcaaaaaaacatgccgaaatttggcttcaacgttcacattgaaaaaatgcgtgaaatatttcatgaacataaagcgctcaaaagcaactcaaagcaactcacggaactctagcaaaagattagtagtttcttggcctgccatacattttctccaagtttctcatactgtggcccccgggaaagAAAACCCTGCCCTTGCAGTTCTCCAACAACTATTCAAATGGATCAATCAAGGTCCGAATCGAGCCCGAGCTGCTAATTaacattttcgccatttttgccgTTCCATTCCACGCAGCGACGAGAAGCAAATTGATTTCGCCGAGCAGCTGGAGTCCGTGGCGTACGTACTGTGCGGCGATGGGACGGTGACCTACGACAAGTTCAGCCAAATATGGCACGCCAAAGGGGTAAGCAAGCCATCTACCTTCTTCAGAACGGACGTCTTAAGCCGGCATCACGGCACCACTTTCCATTTCTGCTTTCAGATTCTAGATAAACTCTATCGATTAATCGACGTCGATTCCACCAATCAGATATCGACCAATCAAATAATGGAGTTCATCTCGAACCTCACCAACTCGCGGTAAGTAACGAAGCGTGATTCCGCCGGAAAGCTAACCGGAGCCCGAGTTTCCTGCTCTGACCGTTCGGAGCCCCCATGCCGTCTCTGTGGCCCGATGGCAGCCCCGCGATAATTAAATCCACCGTACCGTTCGACACTTCCGACCGACGTCGGCGACAGTGAAAAGTTGATCAATTTCAGCCCCAGACAGCATGATTAGTTTTTCCCAAATGGGGACCGCACCTGGCCACCTGGCTCGGCCGCCGGTAACAGAATTGCGAAAATGGTCTCATTAAATGTCACGACGGGCTGCGGCGCCGGCCCGGAGGCTCCGAAATGCCATCGTTCCATAGAGCGGCGGTAGATCTCAATCAGATGCCACTCCGGCCTGTTGGCCGGTGTCAGCCACCGAATTGACGAAGCCCTTCGGCGGACATCAACCCATCCGACGACGTGGGCCGTTTTTTCTTCAGATAAATTTCGCTTACgtgaagagagagaaaaaaacgaagagcCCTGTTGGAGGCCACATGACCGCTCTATCCATCAAACCGGAGCCGCTCGTAGTTCCAAAGCCCTTCCGGGCGATTCGATTGGCACGAAAGTGACGTCTGCCGTGGTGATCATTAGAGAGAGCCCAGGGACGGCACACatggacccggacccggccgtcATGGTCCGTCCAGGATCGGTTCCCCCGGAGCGAGAAAGCAAGTTCATCACCGCCCGGGGGCTACCGAATTAGGCGTTTTGTCCGCCAACATCCGCAAGAAGGGCAAGTGTTGGACCTCGTCAATGTCCAGGCAGGACGGTGAGGCGTCAGGAAGCGCGCCCGATCGTGTTCGATCGGGAGGGCGATAAGATCGAGAAGACATCGCGTGCCGTTCAGCCGGCGAACCTGCTCCAGATCTCCAACGTAGACGTAGACCAGAATGGTGGCCCTAGATGTCCAAATGCGGCTGGGCCGTTGTTATTACGCTGCATACATTAAACCGTGTGCCGGCTCGTCGAGGGCCAACATTCCTGCCACTCTCGGATAAAAAACGAGCACCGAGATCGATCGTACGTGACGGTAACGTGCGAAGGACACACGCAAAAGTGTCgcaccggtccccggtccggcTACCGGCTTTGATCAGCCATCGATCCCCGGAGATCGTCCGGGCGATCCTCGCTTCGTATCGCGTCAATCAAGCGGCCCATTTCGGGACGCAGCATTCACGGGGTCCCGGGCTCAGtggaattttgtttgccaccgtTTTCCGGGAAACGCTAGCCCTCGGCAAGAAGGTCCCGCATGTTGCGTTGCGATCTTTATCGCACCGGGCATGGCATCCGAGGTATGCTGTCGCCGAGATGTGTGGAGCCTGCGGGAAGGCGGGAACCAGTGGGCCACGCGCTCGGACGATAGCCACACGCCGGTTCCCAACGCAAATGAACGCACTTTGCGCGATTGACGGTCGTAAATCATGCGCCCGGAGCAGCGCAACCGGGCgggttcataaattatgtcgcgaaagtaataaaataaacgggGAACCGGAGATGAGCCCCGGGACTCGCACCGCGTATGGGCTAATCAGCGGCAGCTGATCGATATTTGCTGCCTCGTTGCGCGCGGAATGGAACCGGCCAGGGCCCGGTTCGGGGCTCGCCGTTGCACTACCGATAAATAGTTCAGGCCGGCGCATGATTTATCGATTCTCAGCGCCCTCGGCGGCTGAATGGTTAACAAGTATATTAGAAAAGCGGTTCCAGGCCCTCGGTCTGGCGTCTTTTCTTTTGGTGAACCCGGTGAAATGGGTGCagcgtccgtgtccgtggagcataatttatgggaCCCGCAACTGCGAGCTGCGAACAGCTGGACAACGGTTTACGGTTACGCCCGTGCACTTGAATCggcccccggagccggagtgtTTCGCAGTGAGCCCCATTCCAGGAGCCGGGCGAATGCCACGGCAAATGATTCATCAATACCGCAGGCACTGAACCCGTATAATGGGTCCCGTCAAGGCCGTAATTTCGAGCCGCGGAcggaaaagcgaagcgaatccgCACATccttcgcgatcgcgcgagTTACTTCGCGGTGGCTGCGTGATTCATTCGCATTAAACGGTTTACTGCTGTTTGCACCCCGGATTCCGATTGCCGCTtcctgtgccgtgccgagcctgcggtaaataataattatccGTTCGCACTCGTGCTGCTCCTAAGGAAGCTCCCCGTTTCTCCGATCATGATATGGTTTTTACCGGTTTGCATGCTTTCGAACGGCTCGGATCGCGCCGTAAATCAACGCGGCCATCATCTAATGCCCATTCCACCGATTCTTGTACGATCGTTTTTGGAGCTACAAAAATCGAACGGTCGATCGCGCTCGGAAAGTCGTGACCGACTTCGACAAAGTGCCAAATCTTCCTGCCCGCGGCTAGTAGCGATCGCACGATAGCATCTCAAGTGGCGCGCGTTCAAAATTGGCCATTCATTTGTTTATCTATCCAACGAGTGGCACACCTTTTTGGGTCATATTATCCGGCCGGGATCGCCCTCGGAATCTCCTCGGAAGAGCCGAGGgagctgcgctgctgctgaggtAGATAATTTCTTTCCTTCGCACGGCACGACTCCTCGTGGAGATGGAATCTCCTCGGCGCTGCAAGATTAACGACGGTCACGATCCGCAATGCAGCAATGAATGAATCGCGAGTCCGATTCATTGATCCTCGTGCTTCGAGTATGATGCATGAAGTGAGTCGCGTGCTCACGATCGCCAACCGCTGATTAGATTGTTCAACAATGATCCCTGCCAAAATGGCAAACTGAGAAGGAAGCACGTCAAGATGAGCGAAAGAGTTCCATGGAAGTCCAAATAATAGTGGGATCCGAACCGTGACCGTGATCTTAGGTCATCGAGCTAGCCGGAGCTGCGAAGGATCGGTAGCGACGCGTGTGATTTATTGGGCCCGCAGCATACATCCTGGTGATCGATGTGGGAACGAACACTCACATCCCCCGGCATTAGAGCTGGCTCTGAGTGTGGATCGTAAATTATTCCCAGCGGCACGGTTCCGTTGGTTCACAGACGGGTGGGTTAATCAAGATTAACTGCGCATCACTGCGATGGGCTAGGTACGAGAGAAGGGCACCTAATAAATGTCGGACAAGCACCTTACCGTCTGGCGGTCGGGACTTTGTGGTGATTTGTCACTGGAATAGGAATGGAATACGGAGAGGCCACTCAAAGGCCTTGTGAACCTAGCTTCGATGTAGCACTTTCAAGAGGATCGCACTAGATCGGATCACCATGGCGGCTGTACTTGTCGCCGGAGGTCTCAACACTCGCAGGCATCATTGAACATTTCCTTTCGCCCTCGACAACCCCTTTTGACGCCTTCTTGACGTGCCCCAAGACACGTGGGGCTGCTGTAACTCGCACACCTCCAGTGAAGCAAATTAACGACCTATGTTAACACAATGTACTTGTCCGTCGGCCTCCCGGCACGGAACCCTTCCCGGCCTCCCCACCTAAAAAGGGCTTCAcataaaaatccaaaaaaCCTTACCCGAAGCCACTGTCACTGGCCAGGCTCAGGTCGCTGATACGGCCGCTGGCAGTTTTCCTGTTCCGTTGTTGTCCGTCgtcagcccggcccggcttggTTGCTCCAGAAGAAAGCCAATTAGGCAGGACCAGGCTGGGCTCGGTGGTAGCGTGAGACCGAAAACGGTCCATCAATCGCTCCGGGTCGGCGCTGATCgagactgactgactgatcgATTATCACGGGCCGTGCGGGCCATGTTTGGGAGTGGGCTCTGAAGCAAATTTGACACTTGGCTGCCCATTGAGAAGGGTTCGTTGGGAAGGTTGgagccccaaaaacaaaatataacCAGCGACCGGTGGATAGATTGGGTCTCGTATAATCTCGCCTCGGCCGCACCGAAAATGGCGCTGGTTTGATGAATTAAAACATTGtgtgaaacaaacaatagactCGAGGGGCCAATAGGGCAACAGACTATTCAATCACATCCTGATGCCTCCGAGAGcggaaagtttaaaaaaagcCGGCAGTCACCCGAATCGATTGGACTAAACACGTAACACGTGGCAGGATTCCCATAGTTCCAAAGTGACGTAGCACATTTGCCGAAGTTCCTTCCAGTCTTATCGACCTCTAAGCGTAATTAATTGGTTACCATGTCTGGCACACAAAAGCTACCGTCTGAGGCGAGCCTTTCTTATCGGCGACTCGCGATTGTTCGCACGATGAAGGGACTTTTGAGGGACTCCTTCCACGAACCGCCACTGCTAATGACTTTACACCGGTGAATGATGATTAACCAGAATAATTGGCCGTCGATTAAACCAGAACACAACACCCCCGGGGAGTGGAGCAAGAACTGGACTTGGTCAGCCGGCAGGATTACCAAAATTGGCTCACTTAACCTTTTGCATCGCAGGATGAAGCCATACATGGTGTTGATGATTTCAAGCTGACGATCCGCGTGTGTAGAGGCAATCAGGCCACCTTCCGACAGCATGAGTAGGGCATCGCTAATTAACTACTGTGGAGCATTCCGGTCATCTGCAGGCCGCGCAATGTgaagtgcaataaataataaagtaCAATCTTCCGTAATTTCTCGAGCGGCCGCGAATCGAATCCGTGGCTTCTGATTTCGCGTCCCTCCGATTGCACAGTAATTTCCTCACGCCACCGATCCTTTCTGCAGGCCACGCACCGGTTTCGACAAATCGTCCCTGGAGCGGCTGGAGCAACTGTTCATCAAAACCGTCGGCAACGAGAAGGAGATTCGCCGGGAGGAGTTTAAGCAAATTGTTACGTCTAAAAACGTGAGTACCGTCGGGGCGGGCGCGCAGCCTGCAattggtggccggtgccgccggacAATTACGGATAATTAAGGACCATCCGGTCGACCTTTCTGTGCGTCGATTTTCCAGCCATTTTTCACCGAGCGTGTGTTCCAAATTTTCGACAAGGACAACTCCGGCTCCATTTCCCTGCAGGTGAGCATCGGAACCCTGTTGGGCGCGCAACGTACTAATTGGTAATCGGTGGCCCGATTGGCTGCTTGCGTCTCATCCCGACAGGAATTCATCGATGCCATCCACCAGTTCGCCGGGCAGTCGCCAGAGGACAAAATTAAGTTCCTCTTCAAAGTGTACGATCTGGACGGTACGGATGGGAACAGCTTTCTGCTTCAGaacggacgacggacggactaGTGTGACCGAAGACCGTGAATCTTACGCCTCAACGTTTTTGCCCCACCTCCCCTTTCAAAACTGGCCCCAGGCGCTAGTGGCCACGAGAAACAATTCATGGCATGACTCGGCAGACCACTGCAAGTGGGCCGATGTGGAGCGTTTCTAGTGAACCGCATCGTACGGTAAACATGACTTCAAACGATACGAAAGAGCTGTTCAGCTCAGCACTTGACTCGCAGGTCGGACCACCGGCAGACCCGGATTGCTTCCTGCGGCGCCCGCTCGCCGTGCGTGACAACCGACAGCCCTTCATCCCGACcccgacggcggtggtcgaTTTCTTTATTGCCGCGAAACCGCATGCCGGCTTCCGTGCATACATTCATCACGGCGGGCGCTTAAACGTACATAAAACCGCGCCAAACAGGCGCACAATTGACTTCACTCACTCCGCTAGCAGGACGACCACAGGCGGAGTCCGTCGAGCCCCGGCCCCTTGACGTGGGCTTTCAACGGACCGCCAACCGACTTCAGGAACACCACTTGTCAAGGGGGGACGCACGGGCAGCTGAAATCAAAGTCAACTCGCTCAAATTACAGTGCCCATCCGGCGGGCCACAGGACACGACACATGCAACATATCCGAAGTGATAAGCATCTGACCGTTGTCTCATTACCTGCTAGACTTCGGGACTGATGCAGACCTAGACTTGCTAgacggccggaccggacgcccTGTTGACCACTCTTCTTATTCGAcccccttttcttttttttgctacctCAATCTTTCACTCGGCGACCACGGCGAAAACTCACGCGGGCCGGCTGGAAAACCGGCGCACCGCACGCCAGGTGACGGGTTGATTCAACACCGCGAGCTGCAGCATGTGATGCGGGCGTGCATGGAGGAAAACGGAATGCGATTCTCCGAGGAACAGGTTGGTGCCCTTACTTCTTGACCACTTCTGCAGGCTTCGCGTGCATCACACGCTGGGCGCTCCAAGCGTCATTGATTTATGCTCGACTGATGCGATATGATGCGATGGCTCACATCGGGACACTCGCCCGGCACGGCATGTCACACTCTCGTGTCGTATCCACCCGCTGTTAGACGCTCATAAAAGCTGGACAGCGAAGCGTAAATATCGTCCTAGTCCTAGTGGCAGCCACGATTTATAGCGCTCGTGAGTGGAACTGGAGAATAAAATCAGTCCGCGTGTTTTTTGCGCCATTGGATAAAATGTGGCCGTAGTACATCCATCATAGCGAAGGGAATGGTGTCGAACTGGACTCGATTcttgaatttaattaaagtagTGGAATTCGCTAAAAGGTTTTCAACACTGAATCAACCGGGGCTCGGGTGAATTCCACAACTGCGATCAGATTGTTCCACGTTCCAGATTGTTGGCGAAATTTTCTCACAACGTTCTCGCCGGATTCGTTCCGAAGAAGTAACACGATGGGAAGCCTTTCACCATCGCGcgatagatagagagagtgagagagagcgagagagagagtcggtGCCGAGCCCATTGCCGTGATCCCTCCCGCTGAGCTTTTACTTAAGACGTACAACAATTTGTCCCCGGCGTCCCGGGCCCCTGGGCAGCCACCATCGCACACCATTACCCTAATGGTGACCGTAAACGGCCGGGACCCCGGAATATCGCTCGGTTCGATCTGCGCCGGCCGATTCAATGCacgcataaattatgctttcaaTTTCTCAAACCTAATTAATTATCTCCCTTCGCACCCGTCGTCGGCCCGCATCGGCCCAGGACCGGCCCGCATCGGGTGACGATCGCCTTTAAAACGAAAACCCCATTCTCCCCACAACCGGTGGAGTTGATGGAGCCTCAACTTTGCTCATTGATCATTGATTTAATTGATCGATCTCGGAcgcccggttcgatcggttttcATCTTCGGCCCATGCCGGGAAACTCCGGCNNNNNNNNNNNNNNNNNNNNNNNNNNNNNNNNNNNNNNNNNNNNNNNNNNNNNNNNNNNNNNNNNNNNNNNNNNNNNNNNNNNNNNNNNNNNNNNNNNNNCGAGTTGAGGCGATTAGTGTCGCCGGAACGAGTCATAAATGTCTAATTAACGTCCACTGGCGTATACTACTTTTGAGTCGCGGAAGCATTCAACACCGTCCTCTGCGGTTGTTCCAGATCGAGGATCTTACGATAGCGATGTTCGAGGATGCCGACAAGTATAATCGCGGTGCCATCACCTACGAAGCGCTGAAGAACCAGCTCGAGAAGCACGGTGGCTTGCTGGAGAATCTGAGTATCAGGTAAGGAGCTGCCGAGTGATTCAGCCCATTAACTGTCGGCAAAACGAAACCCCCTGCGGAATCCCTCTCGGTCAATGTTTCGTCACCATCCgcagcatcgatcgatggctgGTGCCACTGCCGCAGGACGATGCGAAGAAAAAGCGCAAGAAAAAGCCGCTGCCGCATCAGCTGACGGCACCGTACATCAAGAACAACTACGTGTATCTGTCCTTCCTGACCGTCTTCACGGTCATTAACGTCGCACTGTTCATATCGCGTGCCATCCAGTACCGCCACAGCAACGGGTTCGTCATAATGGCACGGGCTTGTGGTAAGTGTCGGCACACCGGGAGCGAAAGGATCAGGATCTCTTTTCCGGGCTTAACTCTCTCGACCCTTCAATCACTTCACAGGGCAGTGTCTCAACTTTAACTGTGCCTTCAtcctggtgctgatgctgcgccAGTGCATCACGTTTCTGCGAACCCGCGGCTTTACCGCGTTCCTGCCACTCGATCAGCACATCTACCTGCACAAGCTGACCGGTGTCCTGGTGGCGGTCTTCAGTCTCGTCCACACCATCATGCACCTGTGCAACTTCAGTGAGTATACCGAGTATGTGCCTACCGAACCGTGACCCCacagtgacgacgacgacgacgcagagTCCAATCTCCGCCGAGACCCCCGTCCGAAAAGCCGATCCACCAGCCCCATTCTTGGCCCTCTTTTCCCCGGTTTCCCCGGTGAATGATAATCGAGGTTTATCGCTTCATTTCGCTGCGCCCGTGGTTCGGTTTAGGTCTTTTCCAAAGGTGCCGGTTCGATGCACCCCGAAAAACCGACGAAACCGGAGGGACCAGCGTGAAACAGGACACAACACGGCCCACGGTGGAGGAAGTCATAAACACTCCGATCCGTGGCCGTTGGCAAAAAACAGCACGTAACAACACGATATcgtaaattatatttttatatctcAATTTACGTTTTTTCGGCCTCCCCGCTGGGGTCCTCTGTCGGGCCGTCCCGTTTTTACTGCGTTTTACTGCACGGTGCACCGTGAATGCTGTTTAGTGGCTCGGCCCACGACCACGGtccgttttcactttcgtgtGGTATGTGCGTAATTATGAaccgttgttttttgttgcgttccaTTAAAAAGCGCTTTTTATGGATTATGATTTACCCGGCCCTCGCCACATTGCCGGGCCGCTAGCGGTATCTTCGGAGTAAGCCATTGTGTACCCAATGAACTCAATTAGCCGGAATTATGTACATTTGAGGCTAATTTATTTCTGTAAATTTATCAgctattttttattatttttgtgtaACTCTTTCAAGTAGCTTAAACTTTTAAACTCTTCTTTTGTAGAAATTTTCTGTTGTGCCTTTGTATATAAAGTATTCAACTAAAACCTTTAGGCACCTAACCGTACCCTCTGTTTTTACTTTGTATAGCTTCCAACGGCCGCAACAGCTGTCCCCGACGATCCAATAAAATATTGGCTCCGTCCGGCTCGGATGGCTTTTAAACCTACCGGGTTTTAACGGCCGTCTAAGCTCTAAACGGAGCCTGTAAATGGCATGCGTTCAGTAGGATTTGTCTCGTTAAATTTTAATGTATCGGTtcctttccctctctctctctctctctctgtgcctcTATGTGTCTCTATCTGTTCTGTACCTTTCTCTCTGTTGCGAACTCGGACACCGACGAGGTTACGCTACTAATATCGCGGTGCGCCACCCACCGTTGACTAATCTGACCAATACCTACATTAAACCATACTCGGCAGCACACCATCAACCCACTCGGGATCTGCGTGACCGGCGGATCGTATATTAACATTAGTTATCTCTTTCTTTACATTTgtctttccatttcaattacaCTATCTCTTCGCATCACCTCTACCTGATCGCCTGTCCTGCCCGCTTGACCGTTCCTCCGgccgtgctgtgctgtgtaCCTATCCTGCCTGTACTATAATCCTTCCCGGTCTCTCGATGTGTAAATACTTTCGACCAGCCACGATCGTCGTGAACGATCCGGTGATCAACGCCAACAACTACACCACGGCCGAGTGGCTGTttacggcccggcccggcctgttCGGACTGATCGGAGGGGTCGCCAATCCGACCGGCATCGCACTGGCGGTGATCCTGCTGGTCATGTTCATCTGCTCGCAGCCGTTCGTGCGACGCGGCGGTAGCTTCGAAGTATACCGATCTTGAATAAGTCTTCCTCTGAAGCGTTGGCAAACATACGTTGATCTCCAATCCCTCTTCAACTGGGACCTGTCGATAACCACACTCTACCCTTTGGCTCCGATATTTGCAGGTTTTCTACTGGACGCACCTGCTGTACATACCGTTCTGGATTCTGGTGCTGTTTCACGGACCGAACTTCTGGAAGTGGTTCATAGTGCCCGGAACGATCTATCTGATCGAGCGTACGATTAGGTAGGTAGACCTGTGCGACACGCACCACGCAGTCCAGGATGTTGAACCGGATTGTGACGCTCACCTTCACTTTTCCCAAAGATTAGTTTGGATGCGCACCGAGCACGGCAAGACGTACATCTCGTCCGGGTTGCTGCTTCCGTCGAAGGTGACGCACCTCGTCATCAAACGCCCGATGCACTTCTGCTTCAGGCCGGGCGACTACGTGTTCGTCAACATTCCGGCGATCGCACAGTACGAGTGGCACCCGTTCACACTGAGCAGCGCCCCGGAGCAGGAGGACTACATCTGGCTGCACATCCGCGGCGTCGGCGAGTGGACCAACCGGCTACACAACTTCTTCGAGCGCGAACAGGAGCGTCTGCACAACGGCGAAATCCCGGCCATCGTGGCCGGTTCCTCGGGAACGGCAGCccccaccaacaccaccgccgccggcggttcCATTGATCTGGTCCAGGAGAAGCGGAAAGCACCGACCGGCACACAGGTACCAGCGGCACCGACGGTAACGACTCACGCGCCCATTCACAAGAGTTCCAGTTTCGAGTCGGCACTCAACAAACCGAAGCCGGCTATCGGGAGCGCTGCCACAGGGCCCGGGCTACGAAGCGACGGACCCAGCAGCCCGGCCGGGATCATAAAGTCACGACACCCACCCGGTACCTCGAAGCTGGCCATGGAGGGATACAGTGCGCCATCCCCAGGCAGTGCCGCAGCTGCCCAGCCGAAATTCGAACGGCAAATGTCCGATAACCGAGCGCTGAAGAAAATACAGGCCACCCTGCAGCGCACGTTTTCGCGGCGTGATCAGCTCATACCGAAGTCGATCGGTGCCGCGGGTGGCATTTCGAACGAAGGGTTCACCGGAGATGGTACCGACGGGGCCGTCGGGGAAGCCGACCTGAAGGATGGCAAACGGAAGGTAACGCCCGAGCCGAGTCTGCACAAACTCATCCTCCAGCAGAAGGTGCCACTCGAGAAGTCGCTCTCGATGCCGGACATGCAGAACAAGTTCAAGAAACGGGAGCGGATGATGGTGTAAGTACTGACCGATCGGTCGATTCGGCTCCAACACTAACCACCTGATCCATTCCAGGCTTCGAGAGTACATGCGCTCCGAGTCGGAACGATCGTTCGATGAGGTGCAAATTCGCAAGGCACGCCTGCAATCGCTAGGGTTGGCCTACCTGAGTCCGCAGAACAAATCGCTGGCCCAAAGCTTCCGCTACATGCGCAACAAACCGACGATCATCGCGTTCAAAACGCCGAGTCTGGAGAATTGCGAACCGCGCGACTCGACCAATTCGATCGTCGTGTCGCCCGGAGTCTTCACGCAGAAGGATGCCGAAGAGGGTCGGACTGGCGTAGCACTGGGAACGGGCGCGTCCGTGGAAGCCATCGGAGTGACGGGGCCATCGGGCGCGGCTCCGCCAGGGGCTAACCGGCCCGTGAACTACCCGGTCGGGAAGCCACTGGAAATCTACATCGACGGTCCGTACGGTGCACCTTCGAGCCACATCTTCCAGGCGCAGCACGCCATCCTGATCGCGACCGGTATCGGCGTAACGCCTTTCGCGTCGATCCTCCAGTCCATCATGCACCGTTACTGGAAAGCCCGACACTGCTGCCCACGCTGTAACTACGGGTGGTCGAGCGAAATTCCTCCAACGATCATGAACCTGCGCAAGGTGGACTTCTTCTGGATCAACCGCGATCAGCGCTCGTTCGAGTGGTTCGTCAATCTGT encodes the following:
- the LOC131208110 gene encoding NADPH oxidase 5 — its product is MEERPLPASTTLAAGEIESDPKEAPNSRSPSPLPHGQKQPKKVSFSDELPQSLPSGGVGEKKGPSESESGGRPVEENPFVFVLRQNNSYLDHLHGSAGGSDSVRGGPPRRASIHSNESETMSSSTGGSGGSTPPIAVAEKPSDPKPFDPIAAGLVNGLGGSVEPSAGQTEPRKPSVSAMELEVRRDKRRWLMISELSAILGEDKHSVDGFKRIFREQTFLQTLFRLFDMDNDNFLVQDKWIEHLKGRLTDEKQIDFAEQLESVAYVLCGDGTVTYDKFSQIWHAKGILDKLYRLIDVDSTNQISTNQIMEFISNLTNSRPRTGFDKSSLERLEQLFIKTVGNEKEIRREEFKQIVTSKNPFFTERVFQIFDKDNSGSISLQEFIDAIHQFAGQSPEDKIKFLFKVYDLDGDGLIQHRELQHVMRACMEENGMRFSEEQIEDLTIAMFEDADKYNRGAITYEALKNQLEKHGGLLENLSISIDRWLVPLPQDDAKKKRKKKPLPHQLTAPYIKNNYVYLSFLTVFTVINVALFISRAIQYRHSNGFVIMARACGQCLNFNCAFILVLMLRQCITFLRTRGFTAFLPLDQHIYLHKLTGVLVAVFSLVHTIMHLCNFTTIVVNDPVINANNYTTAEWLFTARPGLFGLIGGVANPTGIALAVILLVMFICSQPFVRRGGSFEVFYWTHLLYIPFWILVLFHGPNFWKWFIVPGTIYLIERTIRLVWMRTEHGKTYISSGLLLPSKVTHLVIKRPMHFCFRPGDYVFVNIPAIAQYEWHPFTLSSAPEQEDYIWLHIRGVGEWTNRLHNFFEREQERLHNGEIPAIVAGSSGTAAPTNTTAAGGSIDLVQEKRKAPTGTQVPAAPTVTTHAPIHKSSSFESALNKPKPAIGSAATGPGLRSDGPSSPAGIIKSRHPPGTSKLAMEGYSAPSPGSAAAAQPKFERQMSDNRALKKIQATLQRTFSRRDQLIPKSIGAAGGISNEGFTGDGTDGAVGEADLKDGKRKVTPEPSLHKLILQQKVPLEKSLSMPDMQNKFKKRERMMVLREYMRSESERSFDEVQIRKARLQSLGLAYLSPQNKSLAQSFRYMRNKPTIIAFKTPSLENCEPRDSTNSIVVSPGVFTQKDAEEGRTGVALGTGASVEAIGVTGPSGAAPPGANRPVNYPVGKPLEIYIDGPYGAPSSHIFQAQHAILIATGIGVTPFASILQSIMHRYWKARHCCPRCNYGWSSEIPPTIMNLRKVDFFWINRDQRSFEWFVNLLSQLEIEQAELGGAMERFLEMHMYITSALQKTDMKAVGLQLALDLLHEKEKRDLITGLKTRTNAGRPNWDKVFKQIQDQKKGKVTVFYCGPPQLAKTLRYKCDQFGFQFRKEVF